From a single Adhaeribacter swui genomic region:
- a CDS encoding protein-disulfide reductase DsbD family protein, translating into MIPLNRAILSLFFFLFFLQNTFSQVLKPATWAYTWSKKEAKTGDEIEVVFNVKIDPDWYLYSSDFDPNVGPTVTTFTFTPHPSYQLLGKIIPVNPKKKFDKIFEGDVTYFTKTAQFRQRIKVLQKDIRLSGSVEYQVCTEVDGKCIPFEESFTLEPIAVTGEPIVINNNPATTATPQASNNPAPLATTKPALRSEEPETLLADNPDFQNVITRVDSALADSARKKAQVAATSNTPDSTTAISANVDMGGELQTGSNLWTFFLVAFGSGLVALLTPCVFPMVPMTVTFFTGNSRGRGESFLKALAYGLSIIVIYSLIGVVFSKIAGPDAANFISTHWLPNGLFFLIFLLFGLSFLGLFEITLPSSLVNKADSQSDKGGWYGIFFMAFTLVLVSFSCTGPIVGSILVASAGGETLKPITGMFAYSLAFALPFTLFAAFPSWLQNLPKSGGWLNSVKVCLGFIELALALKFLSVADQAYHWGILDREIYLAIWIVLFTLLGFYLLGKLKFAHDSDLPYISVPRLSLAIITFSFVVYLIPGLLGAPLKALAGYLPPQSTHDFDLSRLFTSGTTGNNNQAVSTLCEKPKYADFLHLPHGIQGYFDLDQAKRCALEQNKPIFIDFTGHGCVNCREMEANVWSDPEVLRRLKNDFVVVALYVDDKTTLPENEWYTSTYDQKQKTTIGKKYADFQITAFQNNAQPFYVLMGPDGKPLVKPIAYDLDVSNFIKFLDAGIAAYQKTAKVN; encoded by the coding sequence ATGATACCCCTGAACCGCGCTATACTTTCTTTATTTTTCTTTTTATTCTTTCTCCAGAATACTTTTAGTCAGGTGTTAAAACCAGCCACCTGGGCTTATACCTGGTCTAAAAAAGAAGCAAAAACCGGCGACGAAATAGAAGTAGTTTTTAACGTAAAAATAGATCCGGATTGGTATTTATATTCCAGCGACTTCGACCCAAACGTGGGCCCCACGGTAACCACTTTTACGTTTACGCCGCACCCTTCTTATCAGCTTCTAGGTAAAATTATTCCGGTAAATCCGAAGAAAAAGTTTGATAAGATATTTGAAGGCGATGTTACATACTTTACCAAAACCGCTCAGTTTCGGCAGCGCATTAAAGTTTTACAAAAAGATATACGCCTGAGTGGCTCCGTAGAATACCAGGTTTGTACCGAAGTAGATGGCAAGTGTATTCCGTTCGAAGAATCGTTTACCCTGGAACCCATTGCTGTTACCGGCGAGCCAATTGTAATCAATAATAATCCGGCAACTACAGCAACGCCGCAGGCAAGCAATAATCCGGCACCTCTGGCAACAACAAAACCTGCTCTCCGTTCCGAAGAGCCTGAAACATTACTGGCCGATAATCCTGATTTTCAAAATGTAATCACCCGCGTGGACTCTGCTTTAGCCGATTCAGCTAGAAAGAAAGCGCAAGTGGCCGCAACTTCCAACACTCCAGATTCGACTACCGCCATTTCTGCCAACGTAGATATGGGAGGCGAACTCCAGACCGGCTCCAACCTGTGGACGTTTTTTCTAGTGGCTTTTGGCTCGGGGTTGGTAGCCTTGCTTACGCCCTGCGTTTTTCCGATGGTGCCCATGACCGTAACTTTTTTTACCGGTAACAGCCGGGGGCGGGGCGAATCTTTCTTAAAAGCCTTGGCTTATGGATTATCCATTATTGTTATTTATTCTTTAATCGGAGTTGTTTTTTCAAAAATTGCCGGACCAGATGCGGCTAATTTTATCAGTACCCATTGGTTGCCGAATGGGCTCTTTTTTTTAATATTTCTGCTTTTTGGCTTATCCTTTTTAGGTTTGTTCGAAATTACCCTGCCCAGCAGCCTGGTAAATAAAGCCGATAGCCAAAGCGATAAAGGCGGCTGGTACGGCATCTTTTTTATGGCGTTTACTTTGGTGCTGGTGTCGTTTTCCTGCACTGGCCCTATTGTGGGCAGTATTTTGGTAGCATCGGCCGGGGGCGAAACGTTAAAGCCCATAACCGGTATGTTTGCGTATTCGCTGGCTTTTGCTTTGCCGTTTACTTTATTTGCAGCATTCCCGTCGTGGTTGCAGAATTTGCCGAAATCCGGTGGCTGGCTTAACTCTGTAAAAGTTTGTCTGGGTTTTATAGAACTGGCTTTAGCCCTGAAGTTTTTAAGTGTAGCCGACCAGGCCTACCATTGGGGAATACTGGACCGGGAAATTTACCTGGCTATTTGGATTGTGCTTTTTACCTTGCTAGGTTTTTATTTACTTGGTAAACTAAAGTTTGCCCACGACAGCGATTTACCTTACATCAGCGTGCCGCGTTTATCGTTGGCTATTATTACATTTAGCTTTGTAGTGTATTTAATTCCGGGCTTACTTGGGGCACCGTTAAAAGCCTTAGCGGGCTATTTGCCGCCGCAAAGCACCCACGATTTTGATTTATCCCGTTTATTTACTTCCGGAACTACCGGCAATAATAACCAGGCGGTTAGTACCTTGTGCGAAAAACCAAAATACGCCGATTTCTTACATTTGCCCCACGGCATCCAAGGTTACTTTGATCTGGACCAAGCCAAACGGTGTGCGCTGGAACAAAACAAGCCTATTTTTATTGATTTTACCGGCCATGGGTGCGTGAACTGCCGCGAAATGGAAGCCAATGTATGGTCAGACCCGGAAGTACTGCGCCGGTTAAAAAATGATTTTGTGGTAGTGGCTTTGTATGTAGATGATAAAACTACTTTACCCGAAAACGAGTGGTATACCTCTACTTACGATCAGAAGCAAAAAACTACCATTGGTAAAAAGTATGCGGATTTTCAGATTACGGCTTTCCAGAATAATGCGCAGCCGTTTTATGTATTAATGGGGCCCGATGGTAAGCCGTTGGTTAAGCCCATCGCCTACGATTTAGACGTCAGCAATTTTATAAAATTCCTGGATGCCGGGATTGCCGCATA